The Providencia rettgeri genome includes a window with the following:
- the mraY gene encoding Phospho-N-acetylmuramoyl-pentapeptide-transferase has product MLVWLAEMLVHKFSVLNVFSYLTFRAIVGLLTALAIALWMGPHLIAYLQKMQIGQVVRNEGPESHFSKRGTPTMGGLLILFSITVSTLLWARLDNPYVWCVLLVLVGYGIVGFVDDYRKVVRKDTRGLIARWKYFWQSVIALIVAFSMYAIGKDTPATQLVVPFFKDVMPQLGMLYILLTYFVIVGTSNAVNLTDGLDGLAIMPTVFVAAGFALVAWATGNVNFASYLHIPFLPHAGELVIVCTAIVGAGLGFLWFNTYPAQVFMGDVGSLALGGALGTIAVLLRQEFLLVIMGGVFVVETLSVILQVGSFKLRGQRIFRMAPIHHHYELKGWPEPRVIVRFWIISLMLVLIGLATLKVR; this is encoded by the coding sequence ATGTTAGTCTGGCTTGCCGAAATGTTGGTCCACAAGTTTTCTGTTCTGAACGTCTTTTCTTATTTGACGTTCAGGGCCATTGTCGGTTTGCTGACGGCACTTGCCATTGCTTTGTGGATGGGGCCGCATTTAATTGCTTATTTACAAAAAATGCAAATAGGCCAAGTCGTTCGTAATGAAGGCCCTGAGTCTCACTTTAGTAAGCGCGGAACCCCAACTATGGGCGGGTTATTGATTTTATTTTCAATCACCGTTTCAACTTTGTTATGGGCTCGCTTAGACAACCCTTATGTTTGGTGTGTATTACTTGTGTTAGTTGGCTATGGCATTGTCGGTTTTGTTGATGACTACCGTAAAGTGGTACGTAAAGACACTCGTGGTCTAATCGCACGTTGGAAATATTTTTGGCAATCCGTGATTGCGTTAATTGTTGCCTTTTCCATGTACGCGATTGGTAAAGACACCCCAGCAACGCAGCTAGTGGTGCCATTTTTTAAAGATGTGATGCCACAACTGGGCATGCTGTATATTTTGCTGACTTACTTTGTGATTGTAGGAACCAGTAACGCAGTAAACCTAACAGATGGTTTGGATGGCTTGGCTATCATGCCAACGGTATTTGTCGCTGCAGGTTTTGCATTAGTGGCATGGGCAACAGGTAATGTTAATTTTGCCAGTTACTTACATATTCCATTTTTACCACATGCAGGTGAATTAGTGATTGTCTGTACTGCCATTGTGGGGGCAGGGTTAGGCTTCTTATGGTTTAACACATATCCAGCCCAAGTATTTATGGGTGATGTTGGCTCATTGGCTCTTGGTGGTGCACTAGGAACTATCGCTGTATTACTGCGCCAAGAGTTTTTATTAGTGATTATGGGTGGTGTGTTTGTGGTTGAGACATTATCCGTTATTTTACAAGTCGGTTCATTTAAATTGCGCGGGCAACGTATTTTCCGCATGGCACCAATTCATCACCATTATGAATTGAAGGGTTGGCCAGAACCTCGCGTTATCGTGCGCTTCTGGATTATCTCATTAATGTTAGTCCTCATTGGGCTGGCAACCTTGAAGGTGCGTTAA
- the murD gene encoding UDP-N-acetylmuramoylalanine--D-glutamate ligase: MVDYQGKNVVIIGLGITGLSCVHFFLARGVVPRVMDTRAVPPGVDKLPANVECHSGSLNNSWLQAADLIVASPGIALATPQLQEAAENGIEIVGDIELFCREADAPIVAITGSNGKSTVTSLVGEMAKAAGISVGVGGNIGTPALSLLNAGHRLYVLELSSFQLETTSSLEASAATVLNISEDHMDRYPLGLAQYREAKLKIYQNAKNCIVNLQDALTLPVNHTLEECISFGLNGGDYFFDTQKRVLVAQGKELLDVNEMHLTGQHNYLNALAALALADAVSIPRPACLQVLKDYAGLAHRFELVLFNNGVRWINDSKATNVGSTEAALNGLHVDGNIYLLLGGDGKSADFSPLKQYIAADNYRLYCFGRDGKELADMAPEKSVLTETMEQSLRQIAPQLKAGDMVLLSPACASLDQFKSFEQRGTVFAQLAQELG, from the coding sequence ATGGTCGATTATCAGGGTAAGAACGTCGTTATTATTGGGCTGGGGATCACTGGCCTATCTTGCGTTCATTTTTTCCTTGCGCGCGGCGTAGTGCCTCGTGTTATGGATACCCGTGCAGTGCCTCCGGGGGTAGATAAACTCCCTGCGAATGTGGAATGCCATAGTGGCAGCTTGAATAATAGCTGGTTACAGGCAGCCGATTTAATTGTCGCGAGTCCAGGGATTGCGTTGGCAACACCTCAGTTGCAGGAAGCGGCAGAAAACGGCATCGAAATTGTGGGTGATATCGAATTGTTTTGTCGTGAAGCCGATGCACCGATTGTCGCCATTACAGGTTCAAATGGTAAAAGTACCGTCACGTCATTGGTTGGTGAAATGGCTAAAGCTGCGGGTATTTCAGTTGGTGTTGGTGGCAATATTGGTACGCCAGCACTTTCATTACTCAATGCAGGGCATCGTCTATACGTTTTAGAACTTTCCAGCTTCCAATTAGAAACCACTTCAAGTTTAGAAGCGAGCGCCGCGACAGTCTTAAATATTAGTGAAGACCATATGGATAGATATCCATTAGGTCTAGCACAGTACCGTGAAGCGAAATTAAAAATTTATCAGAATGCCAAAAATTGCATTGTTAACTTACAAGATGCACTGACCTTACCTGTCAATCATACCTTGGAAGAATGTATTAGCTTTGGCTTAAATGGTGGTGATTATTTCTTTGATACCCAAAAACGGGTGTTAGTGGCTCAAGGAAAAGAGCTGCTTGATGTCAATGAAATGCACTTAACTGGCCAACACAATTACCTCAATGCGTTAGCCGCGCTAGCACTGGCAGATGCGGTGAGTATTCCTCGCCCAGCTTGCCTTCAAGTATTGAAAGACTATGCGGGGCTAGCACATCGTTTCGAATTAGTGTTATTCAATAACGGTGTTCGCTGGATTAATGACTCTAAAGCCACCAATGTTGGAAGTACTGAAGCGGCGTTAAATGGGTTACACGTGGACGGCAATATCTACTTATTATTAGGTGGTGATGGCAAGTCAGCTGACTTTTCACCATTAAAACAATATATTGCTGCGGATAACTACCGTTTATATTGCTTTGGCCGTGATGGCAAAGAGTTAGCAGATATGGCACCTGAAAAATCAGTTTTGACTGAGACGATGGAACAAAGCTTACGCCAAATTGCGCCTCAACTAAAAGCGGGGGACATGGTGCTGTTATCCCCAGCATGCGCCAGTTTGGATCAGTTTAAAAGTTTTGAGCAGCGTGGAACTGTCTTTGCTCAATTAGCCCAGGAGCTAGGTTAA
- the murC_1 gene encoding UDP-N-acetylmuramate--L-alanine ligase → MNTQQLAKLRTSVPEMRRVRHIHFVGIGGAGMGGIAEVLANEGYEISGSDLAPNAVTQQLTALGATIYFNHRPENVEDASVVVVSTAISSENPEIQAAKELRIPVIRRAEMLAELMRYRHGIAVAGTHGKTTTTAMISGIYAQAGLDPTFVNGGVS, encoded by the coding sequence GTGAATACACAACAATTAGCGAAATTAAGAACATCAGTGCCAGAAATGAGAAGAGTTAGGCACATCCATTTTGTCGGCATCGGCGGTGCTGGCATGGGTGGTATCGCTGAAGTGTTGGCAAATGAAGGCTATGAAATTAGTGGTTCAGATTTAGCACCGAATGCAGTGACTCAACAATTAACCGCATTAGGGGCAACGATTTACTTTAATCACCGCCCAGAGAACGTTGAAGACGCGAGTGTTGTTGTCGTATCAACGGCTATCTCGAGTGAGAACCCTGAAATTCAAGCCGCCAAAGAATTGCGTATTCCTGTTATTCGTCGTGCGGAAATGTTGGCTGAATTAATGCGTTACCGTCATGGTATTGCTGTTGCAGGTACCCACGGGAAAACGACCACTACAGCAATGATTTCTGGGATTTATGCACAAGCAGGTCTTGACCCCACATTTGTGAATGGGGGGGTTAGTTAA
- the murE gene encoding UDP-N-acetylmuramoyl-L-alanyl-D-glutamate--2,6-diaminopimelate ligase, translating to MADRNLCDLLSPFGVSTTPISLREMTLDSRKAAAGDLFIAIKGHQSDGRHYIPQAIAQGVSAVIAEAEGEAVEGEIRFVHGVPVIYLNDLNNRLSALAGEFYQQPSANMKLVGVTGTNGKTTTTQLIAQWAQGLGETSAVMGTVGNGLLGHVSPSENTTGSAVDIQLELTQLLNQKATLTAMEVSSHGLVQGRVAALQFDAAVFTNLSRDHLDYHGDMESYEAAKWLLFSTHNTKSQIINADDAIGLKWLQRLPQACAVTMENRIPNDWQGPWLKATEVEYHDKGASIHFDSSWGNGRFESPLMGAFNVSNLLVAMATLLMMDYPLDKLLATTSSLSPVCGRMEVFSAPNKPTVVVDYAHTPDALEKALAAARLHCKGQLWCVFGCGGDRDKGKRPLMGAAAEEYADKIVITDDNPRSEDPIDIINDIMAGLLDSSRALAIPGRPEAVTNTILQASPDDVIVIAGKGHEDYQIIGQRKLDYSDRLTVARLLGVIA from the coding sequence GTGGCAGATCGTAATCTTTGTGATCTACTCTCACCCTTTGGTGTGAGCACAACTCCAATCTCACTGCGTGAGATGACGCTAGACAGTCGAAAGGCTGCCGCGGGCGATCTGTTTATTGCAATAAAAGGCCATCAATCAGATGGGCGACACTATATTCCTCAAGCAATTGCTCAAGGGGTTTCTGCTGTGATAGCGGAAGCGGAAGGTGAAGCTGTTGAAGGTGAAATTCGTTTCGTTCATGGCGTCCCTGTCATTTATTTAAATGACCTGAATAATCGTTTATCAGCCCTTGCGGGGGAGTTTTATCAGCAGCCATCAGCTAATATGAAACTCGTTGGTGTGACGGGTACAAACGGTAAAACAACGACGACACAATTAATTGCTCAGTGGGCTCAAGGGCTAGGGGAAACTAGCGCTGTAATGGGAACCGTGGGTAATGGCCTATTAGGCCATGTGTCGCCAAGCGAAAATACTACCGGCTCTGCGGTAGATATCCAACTTGAATTGACCCAATTATTGAACCAAAAAGCGACATTAACAGCGATGGAAGTGTCTTCCCATGGCTTAGTGCAAGGCCGAGTTGCTGCCTTACAGTTTGATGCCGCGGTGTTTACCAATTTAAGTCGTGATCACCTTGATTATCATGGCGATATGGAAAGCTATGAAGCCGCAAAATGGCTGTTGTTTTCCACGCATAATACAAAATCGCAAATCATTAATGCGGATGATGCTATTGGCTTGAAATGGCTACAACGTTTACCACAGGCGTGCGCAGTGACCATGGAAAACCGCATTCCAAATGACTGGCAAGGCCCATGGCTAAAAGCCACTGAGGTTGAATATCACGATAAAGGTGCCAGCATCCATTTTGATTCCTCATGGGGAAATGGGCGCTTTGAAAGCCCATTAATGGGTGCATTTAATGTCAGCAATTTATTAGTGGCAATGGCAACTTTACTAATGATGGATTATCCGTTAGATAAACTGCTGGCTACTACCTCTTCATTATCACCAGTATGTGGGCGTATGGAAGTATTCAGTGCACCGAATAAACCGACAGTCGTCGTTGATTATGCGCATACTCCTGATGCCTTAGAAAAAGCTTTAGCGGCAGCACGCTTACATTGCAAAGGTCAATTATGGTGTGTATTTGGTTGCGGTGGTGACCGTGACAAAGGCAAGCGTCCACTAATGGGGGCTGCTGCAGAAGAGTATGCAGATAAAATCGTGATCACAGACGACAACCCGCGCAGTGAAGACCCTATCGATATTATTAATGATATTATGGCGGGCTTATTAGATTCCAGCCGTGCTTTGGCCATACCGGGTCGTCCAGAAGCCGTGACAAACACTATTTTGCAGGCATCTCCTGATGATGTGATTGTGATTGCAGGTAAGGGGCACGAAGATTATCAAATTATTGGTCAGCGCAAGTTAGATTACTCAGACCGTCTAACGGTAGCTCGTTTGTTGGGGGTAATCGCATGA
- the ftsI_2 gene encoding Peptidoglycan synthase FtsI precursor: MGPEGRYVEKYLAYAAGVAPASNPRYALVVLINEPSAGKYYGGAVSAPIFGSIMGGVLRLMNVEPDALQPNEQNEIVNSQKEVKSGRS, from the coding sequence GTGGGTCCTGAAGGGCGTTACGTTGAGAAATATTTAGCTTATGCCGCGGGTGTGGCTCCTGCGAGTAACCCACGCTATGCGTTAGTGGTGCTCATCAATGAGCCTAGTGCAGGTAAATACTACGGTGGTGCGGTATCTGCACCGATATTTGGTTCAATCATGGGAGGGGTTCTACGGTTGATGAACGTTGAACCCGATGCATTGCAACCAAATGAACAAAATGAAATTGTAAATAGTCAAAAAGAGGTTAAAAGTGGCAGATCGTAA
- the ftsL gene encoding Cell division protein FtsL: MVPERHSLARVIGRDLFRYGIVPLILLAAIIISAVFVVTTAHETRLLTAAKDKLYEEKDLLDIEWRNLILEENALASHSRIERLSVEKLQMVQVEPSQEKIIVSKQ; encoded by the coding sequence ATGGTTCCAGAAAGGCACAGCCTAGCTCGCGTCATTGGGCGTGATTTATTTCGTTATGGCATCGTTCCTTTGATTTTATTGGCTGCAATTATAATTAGTGCCGTTTTTGTTGTGACTACCGCACATGAGACGCGTTTGTTAACGGCAGCTAAAGATAAATTGTATGAAGAAAAAGACTTATTAGATATCGAATGGCGCAATTTGATCCTTGAAGAAAACGCCCTTGCGAGCCATAGCCGAATAGAACGTTTGTCGGTTGAAAAATTACAGATGGTACAAGTTGAACCATCACAAGAAAAAATTATTGTTTCTAAGCAATAA
- the murF gene encoding UDP-N-acetylmuramoyl-tripeptide--D-alanyl-D-alanine ligase: protein MISLTLAQLAQITQGQIESAPDTNAMVNAVSTDSRKIAENCLFIALKGERFDAHDFVQQVVMAGAKALLVERKLEVDCSQIIVKDTRIAMGQLAAWVRQQSRARVVGLTGSSGKTSVKEMTASILSERGKTLYTAGNLNNDIGVPLTLFRLTHDDDFAVIEMGANHPNEIAYTTNIVKPEAALVNNLFAAHLAGFGSPEGVAKAKGEIYQGIPEEGTAIVNLDSYSEKWQFQPRQTVWYYSLTPQAKVDFYPSDIQVNQLTTDFVLHTPVGSVDITLPLPGLHNIANVLAASALAISVGASLDNIKNGLAKTKSVPGRLYPVRLAEHKVVLDDTYNANDGSMIAAIHVLEKMPGYRILVVGDMGELGDYAEDCHQRVGVAAKQAGLDKVFSVGQLSELISQFSECGEHFTVKSDLLTRLIPLAQQKDVVSILVKGSRSSAMEDVVNALKECFEC, encoded by the coding sequence ATGATCTCTTTAACCCTCGCTCAACTGGCACAAATTACCCAAGGGCAGATTGAATCTGCTCCAGACACCAATGCAATGGTTAACGCGGTTAGTACTGATAGCCGCAAAATTGCTGAAAATTGCCTATTCATTGCGTTAAAAGGTGAGCGCTTTGACGCCCATGATTTTGTACAGCAAGTCGTTATGGCGGGCGCTAAAGCGTTACTCGTTGAGCGCAAACTGGAAGTGGATTGCTCACAAATCATTGTGAAAGACACGCGTATTGCGATGGGCCAACTGGCTGCATGGGTTCGTCAGCAGAGTAGAGCCCGGGTCGTTGGCTTGACGGGGTCTTCAGGCAAAACATCGGTCAAAGAAATGACTGCGTCCATTTTATCTGAGCGCGGTAAAACCTTATATACTGCTGGTAATTTAAACAACGATATAGGTGTGCCTTTGACCCTATTTCGTTTAACCCATGATGATGATTTCGCAGTGATAGAAATGGGCGCTAATCATCCAAATGAAATTGCCTACACAACCAATATTGTCAAACCAGAAGCCGCATTAGTTAACAATTTATTTGCTGCACACTTAGCGGGTTTTGGTTCACCGGAAGGGGTTGCTAAAGCGAAAGGTGAAATTTATCAAGGTATTCCAGAAGAAGGAACCGCAATTGTTAACCTTGATAGCTACAGTGAAAAGTGGCAGTTTCAGCCACGTCAAACCGTTTGGTATTACTCACTAACGCCACAAGCAAAAGTGGATTTCTATCCTTCTGATATCCAAGTGAACCAGCTGACAACGGATTTTGTGTTACACACTCCCGTTGGTAGTGTTGATATCACCTTGCCATTACCAGGGCTGCATAACATCGCTAATGTGTTAGCGGCGAGTGCATTAGCCATTTCAGTCGGTGCTAGCCTCGACAATATTAAAAATGGCTTAGCGAAAACGAAGTCGGTACCGGGGCGGTTATACCCTGTGCGCTTAGCGGAGCACAAGGTGGTTTTAGACGACACTTATAACGCAAATGATGGTTCGATGATCGCAGCAATCCATGTTCTCGAAAAAATGCCAGGTTACCGCATCTTAGTGGTGGGGGACATGGGTGAACTGGGCGATTATGCAGAAGATTGCCATCAGCGTGTTGGTGTCGCCGCTAAACAAGCAGGCTTAGACAAAGTATTCAGTGTTGGTCAATTAAGTGAGTTGATCAGCCAATTTAGTGAATGTGGTGAGCATTTCACAGTGAAATCCGATTTATTAACCCGACTAATTCCGCTAGCACAGCAGAAGGACGTTGTTTCTATTTTAGTTAAAGGTTCACGCAGTTCCGCGATGGAAGATGTTGTGAATGCATTGAAGGAGTGCTTCGAATGTTAG
- the murG gene encoding UDP-N-acetylglucosamine--N-acetylmuramyl-(pentapeptide) pyrophosphoryl-undecaprenol N-acetylglucosamine transferase, whose protein sequence is MSQAKKLLVMAGGTGGHVFPGLAVAHYLQAQGWEIRWLGTADRMEATLVPKHGIDIEFIQISGLRGKGIAAQLGAPWRIYKAIRQAKTIIKRYQPDAVLGMGGYVSGPGGIAAWQCGVPVVLHEQNGIAGLTNKWLSRIAKRVLQAFPGAFPNAPVVGNPVREDVLALPAPQVRLAGREGAIRVLVVGGSQGARILNQVMPCVAEKVGKQLNIWHQAGKGSKESTEALYNEHMQVSGNSEYKVTEFIDDMAQAYAWADIVVCRSGALTVSEIAAAGLPAIFVPFQHKDRQQYWNALPLEKAGAAKILEQSQFTADAVASLLEQWDRNELLSMAEKAHSCAITDATERVATVICEVAK, encoded by the coding sequence ATGAGTCAGGCAAAGAAATTACTCGTCATGGCAGGTGGAACCGGAGGGCATGTTTTTCCGGGGTTAGCCGTGGCTCATTATTTGCAGGCTCAAGGCTGGGAGATCCGTTGGTTAGGTACGGCTGACCGAATGGAAGCTACATTAGTGCCTAAACATGGTATCGATATTGAATTCATTCAAATTTCGGGCCTCAGAGGCAAAGGTATTGCAGCTCAACTGGGGGCGCCATGGCGTATTTATAAAGCGATTCGCCAAGCCAAAACAATTATTAAGCGTTATCAACCGGATGCCGTATTAGGCATGGGGGGCTATGTTTCGGGGCCTGGTGGTATTGCGGCATGGCAATGCGGTGTACCTGTTGTGCTTCATGAACAAAATGGTATCGCGGGTTTAACGAACAAATGGTTATCTCGAATAGCAAAAAGAGTATTACAAGCCTTTCCGGGGGCATTTCCTAACGCACCAGTTGTTGGTAATCCGGTACGTGAAGATGTTTTAGCACTACCTGCACCACAGGTTCGTTTAGCTGGTCGAGAAGGCGCTATACGCGTATTAGTTGTTGGTGGTAGCCAAGGGGCTCGAATTTTAAATCAAGTGATGCCGTGTGTTGCTGAAAAAGTAGGCAAACAGTTAAATATCTGGCATCAAGCGGGAAAAGGCAGTAAGGAATCGACAGAAGCATTGTATAATGAGCATATGCAAGTTTCAGGTAATTCCGAGTATAAAGTTACTGAATTTATTGATGATATGGCGCAAGCTTACGCATGGGCAGATATTGTTGTCTGTCGGTCAGGTGCATTAACAGTGAGTGAAATTGCAGCCGCAGGTTTACCGGCTATTTTTGTGCCTTTTCAACATAAAGATCGTCAACAATATTGGAATGCATTACCGCTAGAAAAAGCGGGAGCGGCTAAAATTTTAGAACAATCACAATTTACCGCAGATGCTGTGGCGAGCTTATTAGAACAATGGGATAGAAACGAATTACTCTCAATGGCCGAAAAAGCGCATAGCTGTGCAATTACAGACGCAACAGAGCGAGTTGCTACCGTGATTTGCGAAGTGGCTAAATAA
- the ftsW gene encoding Cell division protein FtsW: MTIPGAMRLKNWVIGEKNGVISGSTLYDRTLVWLAFGLAAVGFIMVTSASMPVGQRLTEDPFYFAKRDVVYIVIAFILALGVMRIPMAVWEKYNFILLMASLGMLVVVLVAGSSVNGASRWIDIGLVKIQPAEISKFTLFCYVSSYLVRKSDEVRTRFLGFIKPMCILIVMASLLLLQPDLGTVIVLVVTTLGLLFLAGARLAPFIIGIAACAVGVLALIWFEPYRLRRVTSFLNPWDDPFGSGYQLTQSLMAFGRGEVFGQGLGNSVQKLEYLPEAHTDFIFSVLAEELGYFGVVLVLLMVFMLAFRAMMIGRRALMSNQLFGGYLACSIGIWFTFQALVNVGAASGMLPTKGLTLPLISYGGSSLLVMAAAIAILLRIDFETRLEKSAGVCKEH; this comes from the coding sequence ATGACGATACCGGGTGCGATGCGTTTAAAAAATTGGGTCATTGGTGAAAAAAATGGCGTGATTTCAGGCTCAACGCTTTACGACCGTACACTGGTGTGGTTGGCATTCGGTTTAGCCGCGGTTGGTTTTATTATGGTCACCTCTGCGTCCATGCCAGTTGGCCAGCGCTTAACCGAAGATCCGTTTTATTTTGCTAAGCGTGATGTGGTGTATATCGTTATCGCATTTATTTTAGCTCTAGGTGTTATGCGTATTCCGATGGCGGTTTGGGAGAAGTACAACTTCATATTGTTGATGGCTTCTCTTGGCATGTTAGTCGTGGTGTTGGTAGCAGGGAGTTCAGTTAACGGGGCATCACGCTGGATAGACATCGGTTTGGTAAAAATTCAGCCGGCAGAAATTTCGAAATTTACGTTGTTTTGCTACGTATCCAGTTATTTAGTGCGTAAATCTGATGAAGTCAGAACCCGTTTTCTTGGCTTTATCAAACCGATGTGTATTTTGATTGTTATGGCGTCTTTGCTTTTATTACAGCCTGACTTAGGGACAGTTATCGTCTTAGTGGTTACCACTCTCGGGTTGTTGTTTTTAGCAGGAGCAAGGTTAGCCCCCTTTATTATTGGTATTGCCGCTTGTGCGGTGGGGGTATTGGCTTTGATTTGGTTCGAGCCGTACCGCTTACGTCGAGTCACGTCATTTTTGAATCCATGGGATGACCCGTTTGGAAGTGGTTATCAGCTAACTCAATCTTTAATGGCCTTTGGTCGTGGTGAAGTATTTGGGCAAGGGCTTGGAAATTCAGTACAAAAATTAGAATATTTGCCAGAAGCACACACAGACTTTATTTTCTCGGTTTTAGCTGAGGAGCTCGGGTACTTTGGCGTTGTATTGGTTCTGCTGATGGTCTTTATGTTGGCATTTAGAGCAATGATGATCGGCCGTCGTGCATTGATGTCAAACCAATTATTCGGTGGTTATTTGGCTTGTTCTATTGGTATTTGGTTTACCTTCCAAGCGTTAGTTAACGTTGGCGCCGCATCAGGTATGTTACCGACAAAAGGTTTAACACTACCGCTAATTAGTTATGGTGGTTCGAGTTTACTGGTGATGGCTGCTGCCATTGCGATATTACTGAGAATTGATTTTGAAACACGCCTTGAAAAAAGCGCAGGCGTTTGTAAGGAGCACTAA
- the ftsI_1 gene encoding Peptidoglycan synthase FtsI precursor, which translates to MKAPKTAKNKKQEESTSFVRWRFILLCGCIVLALAGLLTRVAYLQIIAPEKLVKEGDMRSLRVQEVATSRGMISDREGRQLAVSVPVNAIWADPKEVFEKGGISNDEHWKALADALEIPLEQITSKISANPRGRFVYLARQVNPSIGDYVKKLKIPGIYLRKESRRYYPSGPVTAHLLGVTNIDGEGIEGVEKSFDRWLKGAPGERTVRKDRNGRVIETISSVDSQAAHNLTLSIDERIQSIVYRELTRGVQENKAESGVAILVDVHTGEILAMANSPSYNPNNLTGTSMDAMRNRAITDIFEPGSTVKPMVVMSALHNKIIKENSVINTYPYRISGHEIKDVARYAELTITGILQKSSNVGVSKLALAMPATELVDVYSRFGFGKPTNLGLVGESSGIFPSKKTRWSDLERATFSFGYGQMVTPLQLARAYATIGSFGIYRPLSITKVDPPVSGTRVFPEPIMRTVVHMMESVALPGGGEHEQQLKAIALLLKQGLRKKWVLKGVTLRNI; encoded by the coding sequence ATGAAAGCACCAAAAACAGCGAAAAATAAGAAACAAGAAGAAAGTACCAGCTTTGTCCGCTGGCGCTTTATTTTGCTGTGCGGATGCATTGTCTTGGCGTTAGCAGGGTTGCTGACGCGGGTGGCTTATCTGCAAATTATCGCACCAGAGAAACTGGTGAAAGAAGGTGATATGCGCTCTTTACGAGTGCAAGAAGTCGCAACTTCTCGAGGCATGATCAGCGACCGAGAAGGGCGGCAACTGGCGGTGAGTGTGCCAGTTAATGCAATTTGGGCTGACCCCAAAGAAGTGTTCGAAAAAGGGGGGATCAGCAATGACGAGCACTGGAAAGCATTAGCTGATGCCCTTGAGATCCCACTAGAACAAATTACCAGCAAAATATCGGCCAATCCAAGAGGCCGTTTTGTGTATTTAGCGCGTCAAGTTAACCCATCTATTGGCGATTACGTTAAAAAACTAAAAATACCCGGTATTTACTTACGCAAAGAGTCTCGTCGTTATTATCCATCAGGCCCAGTTACCGCTCACTTATTGGGGGTAACAAATATTGATGGCGAAGGCATTGAAGGTGTCGAGAAAAGCTTTGACCGTTGGTTAAAAGGTGCACCAGGTGAACGTACAGTTCGCAAAGACCGTAATGGGCGAGTGATTGAAACGATTTCCTCCGTTGACAGCCAAGCTGCGCATAATCTGACATTAAGTATTGATGAACGCATTCAATCCATTGTTTACCGTGAATTAACACGTGGTGTACAGGAAAATAAAGCTGAATCGGGCGTGGCAATTTTAGTGGATGTTCATACCGGTGAAATTTTAGCAATGGCAAATAGTCCATCCTATAACCCAAATAATTTAACGGGTACATCAATGGATGCGATGCGTAACCGTGCTATTACCGATATTTTCGAGCCGGGCTCAACAGTGAAACCCATGGTGGTAATGAGTGCGCTACACAACAAAATTATTAAAGAAAACTCAGTAATTAATACTTATCCATATCGTATTAGTGGTCATGAGATCAAAGACGTAGCACGGTATGCTGAACTAACAATTACTGGGATTTTACAGAAGTCGAGTAACGTAGGTGTTTCAAAACTTGCGTTAGCGATGCCTGCCACTGAGCTGGTGGATGTGTATAGCCGCTTTGGGTTTGGCAAGCCGACTAATCTGGGGTTAGTCGGGGAAAGTAGTGGCATCTTTCCAAGTAAAAAAACACGGTGGTCTGATTTAGAAAGGGCCACCTTTTCTTTTGGCTACGGGCAAATGGTAACACCGTTACAGTTAGCGCGAGCCTATGCAACTATCGGTAGTTTTGGTATTTATCGGCCATTATCTATCACGAAGGTTGACCCTCCTGTGTCAGGAACTCGTGTTTTTCCTGAGCCGATCATGCGAACAGTGGTTCATATGATGGAAAGTGTGGCTTTACCCGGAGGCGGGGAGCACGAGCAGCAATTAAAGGCTATCGCATTGCTATTAAAACAGGGACTGCGAAAAAAGTGGGTCCTGAAGGGCGTTACGTTGAGAAATATTTAG